One region of Triticum aestivum cultivar Chinese Spring chromosome 6B, IWGSC CS RefSeq v2.1, whole genome shotgun sequence genomic DNA includes:
- the LOC123136116 gene encoding heat stress transcription factor A-5, which yields MEGSGTAGARGGGGGGPAPFLLKTYEMVDDPSTDAVVSWSDASDTSFVVWNSPEFAARLLPAYFKHSNFSSFIRQLNTYGFRKIDPERWEFGNEYFVKGQKHLLKNIYRRKPIHSHSHQPGALPDNERSFFEDEIDRLAREKANLQAELWKSKQQESGTMFQIEALERRAVDMEQRQGKMIAFLQQASKNPHFVGKLVKMAEASSMFADALHKKRRLSGLDYAVEATETASFCDDHSPTSRQETGNLLNQHFSDKLKLGLCSAAAESNLVTLSTQSSHEDNCSPHGRHPPGHEGMGTGRLPLVPQMMELSDTGTSICPSKSSFFTPAVNDEGLSPCHLSLTLASCSMDVDRGQASNADGSTTVDEGSDNPPEATTAAMGVNQKASVDAGTAEALRPREDMRVATEPAAPVKANDNFWEQFLTERPGDASSGPRDPSMDKEQTERGEKDDTEQLKL from the exons ATGGAAGGCTCGGGTACGGCCGGCGCCCGCGGCGGTGGGGGCGGCGGGCCGGCGCCGTTCCTGCTGAAGACGTACGAGATGGTGGACGACCCGTCGACGGACGCGGTGGTGTCCTGGAGCGACGCGTCGGACACGAGCTTCGTGGTCTGGAACTCGCCCGAGTTCGCCGCGCGGCTGCTGCCTGCCTACTTCAAGCACAGCAATTTCTCCAGCTTCATCCGGCAGCTCAACACCTAC GGATTCCGTAAAATAGATCCAGAGCGATGGGAATTCGGTAACGAGTACTTTGTCAAGGGGCAGAAACACCTGCTGAAGAACATCTACAGGCGGAAGCCTATCCACAGCCACAGTCATCAACCAGGTGCGCTGCCTGATAACGAGCGTTCATTCTTCGAAGACGAGATCGACCGGCTTGCACGAGAGAAAGCAAACCTACAGGCTGAGCTCTGGAAGTCCAAGCAGCAGGAGTCCGGAACCATGTTCCAGATTGAAGCCCTGGAGCGACGAGCGGTCGACATGGAGCAGCGGCAAGGCAAGATGATCGCCTTCCTGCAGCAGGCCAGCAAGAACCCTCACTTTGTCGGTAAGCTTGTCAAGATGGCAGAGGCATCCTCGATGTTCGCAGACGCTTTGCACAAGAAGAGAAGGCTATCCGGGTTAGACTACGCCGTCGAGGCCACGGAAACGGCTAGCTTCTGCGATGACCATAGCCCCACTTCCAGGCAAGAAACGGGCAACCTTCTGAACCAGCACTTCTCCGATAAGCTCAAGTTGGGGCTCTGCTCCGCGGCGGCAGAGAGCAACCTCGTCACCCTGAGCACCCAAAGCTCGCACGAAGACAACTGTAGCCCGCATGGCAGGCATCCTCCAGGGCATGAAGGAATGGGGACAGGACGCCTTCCTCTGGTACCACAGATGATGGAGCTCTCCGATACCGGGACGTCCATCTGCCCCTCCAAGAGCTCGTTCTTCACGCCGGCTGTAAACGACGAAGGGCTGTCGCCGTGCCATCTGAGCCTAACTCTAGCGTCGTGCTCGATGGATGTCGACAGAGGTCAAGCGTCCAATGCAGACGGGAGCACCACCGTCGACGAGGGAAGCGACAACCCACCGGAGGCCACCACAGCTGCCATGGGCGTTAACCAGAAGGCATCAGTCGATGCCGGCACAGCGGAAGCACTGAGGCCACGAGAGGATATGCGGGTGGCCACCGAGCCGGCAGCTCCTGTCAAGGCGAATGACAACTTCTGGGAACAGTTTTTGACGGAGAGGCCGGGAGACGCGAGCTCTGGCCCGAGGGATCCTTCCATGGACAAGGAGCAAACGGAAAGGGGGGAGAAGGATGACACGGAACAGctgaaactctga